The following are encoded in a window of Vespula pensylvanica isolate Volc-1 chromosome 2, ASM1446617v1, whole genome shotgun sequence genomic DNA:
- the LOC122626914 gene encoding uncharacterized protein LOC122626914 isoform X2, producing the protein MESCSQGTRSCKYTPLSPYRVCRDGIYLTKLDLICYVRTEFDPLCIKFDIHHENVIHSVEQKVSRKGEVTIEWRTYEVSQQDKLQRIAIISIPLPTHTSCVKFSPNQELLLLCCIDGSVMLYDETKATIINIKAAFIPTLASWHNDGMIFSIGNDRGQFQHFDIALHCIRNQMLNDETSPANILDLSSYFRSQPALVRMEWNKRNQLNSHISYYSYGDSLFLLLFERGPIGVIRVVEGDNLSGDILVRRYLMLSQIEQATSLLLRLNWDTHPRICMHSLNQILNYLFKLPLTSEHESFIQNALGSFHVPIRPISQAIEDEYGDEVRDLTRRFFHHLLRYRMFEKAFRLAIDLNDHDLFMDIHFYALVVNDMEMANAAKEKAEQILSRSNSCNSSHSTCSRESCSLCSELTSDKGEESYSDESENSTKEDETTIKYPKRYNYKKNSNNHIPPLPILYPSYYDDKTLLPASLNNDPTSNKTDYNIISTSFNTPSNTLANTNFNDSSHIPVSNTFFASTSFSTPTYVTRANLTSISTVNSINRVQPYNKFSEDLMTTSFGNISLGKQKSSSLDRKHRDDILQLMINKSGTSDKQYNTNDRSVEDNVQTIPEENNFISTSFNNSTYEFVLDNVPSSSLIPSLSNIDNNIMSTSFSTMTCNTSVSHHSDNNSGSNIQCENTPFCYSSSIRNNDSSSNVVSQIDTSNTVIQSNKLTTTLHKAKNNALFATSKYSENPTTYDNNIKAFRAEDNLYMDHHQKICKKQSSNDIPPPPSITSSFTNYLQNLQRKNFSLSQSTLGLTSIDESSQKISSAKVMNIAPCILQRQNSASNILQDPCLHSNSKTCRINSDLAYIPYHGSCDSINVTMQHTNSNKIGSTNASSYSHSAYNLQSRLLEGRHIKVGSQIAINSNTGKEIKTSSNIPPLPIVNTSNSSNSKTYSMCPAFMDTPMSTNEKPKVKFSDTVTHILVPGTNQSHRQKRSTVTQLHVTDPKRELAESLPLCLGNEDYLKDFQPLSKDADNEISKESSKSEEGSKIKVVHFGLL; encoded by the exons ATGGAGTCCTGTAGTCAAGGAACACGATCGTGCAAATATACACCTTTATCGCCTTACCGGGTATGTCGAGATGGTATTTATTT aacaaAATTGGACTTAATATGTTACGTACGCACTGAGTTTGATcctttatgtataaaatttgatatacatCATGAAAATGTCATTCATTCTGTAGAACAAAAAGTATCAAGAAAG GGTGAAGTTACGATTGAATGGCGTACGTATGAAGTATCGCAACAAGACAAATTGCAAAGAATTGCTATTATCTCTATACCATTACCGACTCATACGAGTTGCGTAAAATTTTCGCCTAatcaagaattattattattatgctgCATAGATGGTTCCGTAATGTTGTACGATGAAACGAAAGCtacgattattaatataaaagctGCCTTT aTACCAACGCTAGCATCCTGGCATAACGATGgaatgatattttctattggAAACGATAGAGGCCAATTTCAACATTTTGACATTGCCTTGCATTGTATCAGAAATCAAATGTTAAATGACGAAACATCACCAGCAAATATTCTTGATTTGTCATCTTATTTCAG GAGCCAACCGGCATTAGTACGTATGGaatggaataaaagaaatcaattaaattctCATATTAGTTATTACAGTTACGGAGACTCgttgtttttattacttttcgaGCG GGGTCCGATAGGAGTCATTAGAGTAGTCGAAGGAGATAATCTTTCAGGAGATATATTAGTAAGAAGATATTTAATGCTTTCTCAAATCGAACAAGCCACGTCTTTATTGTTACGTTTAAATTGGGACACTCATCCACGTATTTGTATGCATTCTCTCAACCAaatcttaaattatttattcaagtTACCATTAACGTCCGAACACGAAA GTTTCATACAAAATGCATTGGGTAGTTTTCATGTACCAATTAGGCCAATAAGTCAAGCAATCGAAGACGAATATGGAGACGAAGTGAGAGACTTGACAAGAcgattttttcatcatttactAAG aTATCGCATGTTTGAGAAAGCTTTCAGACTTGCCATAGATCTGAACGATCACGATCTTTTTATGGACATTCACTTTTATGCTTTGGTTGTAAACGATATGGAAATGGCAAACGCGGCAAAGGAAAAGGCCGAACAAATTTTAAGCAGATCGAATAGTTGCAATTCCTCGC ATTCTACGTGTTCCCGAGAATCTTGTTCTTTATGTTCTGAATTAACGAGCGATAAAGGAGAAGAATCTTATAGCGACGAAAGTGAAAACTCaacgaaagaagatgaaacgaCCATAAAGTATCCCAAAAGatacaattacaaaaaaaattccaacAACCACATTCCACCCTTACCAATTCTCTACCCTTCTTATTACGACGACAAAACTCTTTTACCTGCATCACTGAACAATGATCCTACTAGTAATAAAACTGACTACAATATTATTTCCACATCTTTCAATACACCCAGTAATACTTTGGCAAATACTAATTTTAACGATTCCTCTCATATCCCCGTATCTAATACTTTCTTTGCATCGACATCTTTTAGTACACCGACATACGTGACCCGTGCTAATTTAACATCGATATCAACGGTAAACTCGATTAACAGAGTACAACCTTACAATAAATTTTCCGAAGATTTAATGACCACATCTTTTGGAAATATATCTCTTGGCAAACAAAAATCATCCTCTCTTGATCGTAAACATCGTGacgatatattacaattaatgattaataagtCGGGAACGAGTGATAAGCAATATAATACCAATGATCGTTCCGTCGAAGATAATGTCCAAACTATAcccgaagaaaataattttatatcaacttCATTCAATAATTCGACTTACGAATTTGTCTTGGACAATgttccttcttcctcgttaATTCCATCTTTGAGTAATATCGACAATAATATTATGTCGACATCTTTCAGTACAATGACCTGTAATACTTCGGTTTCACATCATTCTGATAATAATTCAGGATCAAATATACAATGCGAAAATACACCCTTCTGTTATTCCTCGAGTATTAGGAACAATGATTCATCGAGTAACGTAGTGTCTCAAATAGATACATCTAATACGGTTATacaatcgaataaattaacaaCCACGCTTCACAAAGCTAAGAACAACGCGTTATTTGCTACGAGTAAATATTCTGAAAATCCTACGACATACGACAACAATATAAAAGCTTTTCGCGCTGAGGATAATCTTTACATGGATCATCatcaaaaaatttgtaaaaaacaaTCCAGTAATGACATTCCACCACCACCTTCTATAACATCTTCTTTTACGAATTATCTTCAAAATttacagagaaaaaatttctccctttctcaaAGTACTCTCGGATTAACGAGTATTGACGAATCGAGTCAAAAGATCTCATCTGCTAAGGTAATGAATATAGCACCGTGTATTTTGCAAAGACAAAATTCTGCATCTAACATTTTACAAGATCCATGTCTTCATAGTAATTCCAAAACTTGTAGAATTAATTCTGATCTCGCTTATATACCGTATCACGGAAGTTGCGACAGTATCAATGTCACTATGCAACATACAAATAGCAACAAAATCGGCTCAACGAATGCTTCGAGTTATTCGCATTCTGCGTATAATCTGCAAAGTAGATTACTCGAAGGTAGACATATAAAAGTAGGGTCACAGATTGCTATAAATAGTAATACTGGTAAAGAGATCAAAACGTCGTCTAACATACCTCCATTACCTATTGTAAATACATCCAATTCCTCCAATTCAAAAACCTATTCCATGTGCCCCGCATTCATGGATACGCCAATGTCGACCAATGAAAAACCGAAAGTAAAATTTTCAGATACGGTTACGCATATATTAGTACCTGGCACG AATCAATCTCATAGACAGAAACGTTCAACCGTTACACAATTACACGTAACAGATCCGAAACGTGAATTAGCAGAAAGTTTACCATTGTGCCTTGGAAATgaagattatttaaaagattttcaacCCTTGTCTA AAGATGCagataatgaaatttcaaaggaATCTTCGAAATCTGAGGAAGGttctaaaataaaagttgTTCATTTCGGTTTGTTATAG
- the LOC122626914 gene encoding WD repeat-containing and planar cell polarity effector protein fritz isoform X1 produces MLTLLGELNLWTFDDNINIKNTDHGAFRYHDKRIDGIYEEGKRSYSQKRGMTYVPTNKKGNKLKDSIKHLEEQLRDNSTIYCQWYDHSVLQIMLNNGLLIYIQINIETADIVKCTFDKYLIGKLCDHISDVSITKTHLICTYNDNQITTVYFTKPRRHAFDKISKLEPKLSTSDLFGSNGRRLDKKIEINKPGDLILIWWKSTMNEVYPWSPVVKEHDRANIHLYRLTGTKLDLICYVRTEFDPLCIKFDIHHENVIHSVEQKVSRKGEVTIEWRTYEVSQQDKLQRIAIISIPLPTHTSCVKFSPNQELLLLCCIDGSVMLYDETKATIINIKAAFIPTLASWHNDGMIFSIGNDRGQFQHFDIALHCIRNQMLNDETSPANILDLSSYFRSQPALVRMEWNKRNQLNSHISYYSYGDSLFLLLFERGPIGVIRVVEGDNLSGDILVRRYLMLSQIEQATSLLLRLNWDTHPRICMHSLNQILNYLFKLPLTSEHESFIQNALGSFHVPIRPISQAIEDEYGDEVRDLTRRFFHHLLRYRMFEKAFRLAIDLNDHDLFMDIHFYALVVNDMEMANAAKEKAEQILSRSNSCNSSHSTCSRESCSLCSELTSDKGEESYSDESENSTKEDETTIKYPKRYNYKKNSNNHIPPLPILYPSYYDDKTLLPASLNNDPTSNKTDYNIISTSFNTPSNTLANTNFNDSSHIPVSNTFFASTSFSTPTYVTRANLTSISTVNSINRVQPYNKFSEDLMTTSFGNISLGKQKSSSLDRKHRDDILQLMINKSGTSDKQYNTNDRSVEDNVQTIPEENNFISTSFNNSTYEFVLDNVPSSSLIPSLSNIDNNIMSTSFSTMTCNTSVSHHSDNNSGSNIQCENTPFCYSSSIRNNDSSSNVVSQIDTSNTVIQSNKLTTTLHKAKNNALFATSKYSENPTTYDNNIKAFRAEDNLYMDHHQKICKKQSSNDIPPPPSITSSFTNYLQNLQRKNFSLSQSTLGLTSIDESSQKISSAKVMNIAPCILQRQNSASNILQDPCLHSNSKTCRINSDLAYIPYHGSCDSINVTMQHTNSNKIGSTNASSYSHSAYNLQSRLLEGRHIKVGSQIAINSNTGKEIKTSSNIPPLPIVNTSNSSNSKTYSMCPAFMDTPMSTNEKPKVKFSDTVTHILVPGTNQSHRQKRSTVTQLHVTDPKRELAESLPLCLGNEDYLKDFQPLSKDADNEISKESSKSEEGSKIKVVHFGLL; encoded by the exons atgcttACTTTATTAGGAGAATTGAATTTATGGACGTTCGAtgacaatattaatataaagaacACGGATCATGGTGCATTTcg atACCATGATAAACGTATCGATGGTATATacgaagaagggaaaagatcGTATAGTCAAAAACGTGGTATGACTTATGTTCCaacaaacaagaaaggaaataaattgaaagacTCTATCAAACATTTGgaa gaaCAACTCAGAGATAATTCGACTATATATTGTCAATGGTATGATCACAGTGTCCTGCAAATTATGTTAAACAATGGTCTCttgatttatatacaaattaatattgaaactGCCGATATAGTTAAATGTACTTTTGATAAATATCTAATAGGGAAGTTATGTGATCATATATCAGAtg TGTCAATCACAAAGACTCATCTGATTTGTACGTATAACGATAATCAAATAACAACTGTATATTTTACGAAACCTAGAAGACATGCTTTCGATAAAATCAGTAAATTGGAACCGAAATTGAGTACGAGTGATCTGTTTGGCTCTAACGGACGTAGACTGgataaaaagattgaaatcAACAAGCCTGGTGATTTG ATATTAATTTGGTGGAAATCTACGATGAACGAAGTGTATCCATGGAGTCCTGTAGTCAAGGAACACGATCGTGCAAATATACACCTTTATCGCCTTACCGG aacaaAATTGGACTTAATATGTTACGTACGCACTGAGTTTGATcctttatgtataaaatttgatatacatCATGAAAATGTCATTCATTCTGTAGAACAAAAAGTATCAAGAAAG GGTGAAGTTACGATTGAATGGCGTACGTATGAAGTATCGCAACAAGACAAATTGCAAAGAATTGCTATTATCTCTATACCATTACCGACTCATACGAGTTGCGTAAAATTTTCGCCTAatcaagaattattattattatgctgCATAGATGGTTCCGTAATGTTGTACGATGAAACGAAAGCtacgattattaatataaaagctGCCTTT aTACCAACGCTAGCATCCTGGCATAACGATGgaatgatattttctattggAAACGATAGAGGCCAATTTCAACATTTTGACATTGCCTTGCATTGTATCAGAAATCAAATGTTAAATGACGAAACATCACCAGCAAATATTCTTGATTTGTCATCTTATTTCAG GAGCCAACCGGCATTAGTACGTATGGaatggaataaaagaaatcaattaaattctCATATTAGTTATTACAGTTACGGAGACTCgttgtttttattacttttcgaGCG GGGTCCGATAGGAGTCATTAGAGTAGTCGAAGGAGATAATCTTTCAGGAGATATATTAGTAAGAAGATATTTAATGCTTTCTCAAATCGAACAAGCCACGTCTTTATTGTTACGTTTAAATTGGGACACTCATCCACGTATTTGTATGCATTCTCTCAACCAaatcttaaattatttattcaagtTACCATTAACGTCCGAACACGAAA GTTTCATACAAAATGCATTGGGTAGTTTTCATGTACCAATTAGGCCAATAAGTCAAGCAATCGAAGACGAATATGGAGACGAAGTGAGAGACTTGACAAGAcgattttttcatcatttactAAG aTATCGCATGTTTGAGAAAGCTTTCAGACTTGCCATAGATCTGAACGATCACGATCTTTTTATGGACATTCACTTTTATGCTTTGGTTGTAAACGATATGGAAATGGCAAACGCGGCAAAGGAAAAGGCCGAACAAATTTTAAGCAGATCGAATAGTTGCAATTCCTCGC ATTCTACGTGTTCCCGAGAATCTTGTTCTTTATGTTCTGAATTAACGAGCGATAAAGGAGAAGAATCTTATAGCGACGAAAGTGAAAACTCaacgaaagaagatgaaacgaCCATAAAGTATCCCAAAAGatacaattacaaaaaaaattccaacAACCACATTCCACCCTTACCAATTCTCTACCCTTCTTATTACGACGACAAAACTCTTTTACCTGCATCACTGAACAATGATCCTACTAGTAATAAAACTGACTACAATATTATTTCCACATCTTTCAATACACCCAGTAATACTTTGGCAAATACTAATTTTAACGATTCCTCTCATATCCCCGTATCTAATACTTTCTTTGCATCGACATCTTTTAGTACACCGACATACGTGACCCGTGCTAATTTAACATCGATATCAACGGTAAACTCGATTAACAGAGTACAACCTTACAATAAATTTTCCGAAGATTTAATGACCACATCTTTTGGAAATATATCTCTTGGCAAACAAAAATCATCCTCTCTTGATCGTAAACATCGTGacgatatattacaattaatgattaataagtCGGGAACGAGTGATAAGCAATATAATACCAATGATCGTTCCGTCGAAGATAATGTCCAAACTATAcccgaagaaaataattttatatcaacttCATTCAATAATTCGACTTACGAATTTGTCTTGGACAATgttccttcttcctcgttaATTCCATCTTTGAGTAATATCGACAATAATATTATGTCGACATCTTTCAGTACAATGACCTGTAATACTTCGGTTTCACATCATTCTGATAATAATTCAGGATCAAATATACAATGCGAAAATACACCCTTCTGTTATTCCTCGAGTATTAGGAACAATGATTCATCGAGTAACGTAGTGTCTCAAATAGATACATCTAATACGGTTATacaatcgaataaattaacaaCCACGCTTCACAAAGCTAAGAACAACGCGTTATTTGCTACGAGTAAATATTCTGAAAATCCTACGACATACGACAACAATATAAAAGCTTTTCGCGCTGAGGATAATCTTTACATGGATCATCatcaaaaaatttgtaaaaaacaaTCCAGTAATGACATTCCACCACCACCTTCTATAACATCTTCTTTTACGAATTATCTTCAAAATttacagagaaaaaatttctccctttctcaaAGTACTCTCGGATTAACGAGTATTGACGAATCGAGTCAAAAGATCTCATCTGCTAAGGTAATGAATATAGCACCGTGTATTTTGCAAAGACAAAATTCTGCATCTAACATTTTACAAGATCCATGTCTTCATAGTAATTCCAAAACTTGTAGAATTAATTCTGATCTCGCTTATATACCGTATCACGGAAGTTGCGACAGTATCAATGTCACTATGCAACATACAAATAGCAACAAAATCGGCTCAACGAATGCTTCGAGTTATTCGCATTCTGCGTATAATCTGCAAAGTAGATTACTCGAAGGTAGACATATAAAAGTAGGGTCACAGATTGCTATAAATAGTAATACTGGTAAAGAGATCAAAACGTCGTCTAACATACCTCCATTACCTATTGTAAATACATCCAATTCCTCCAATTCAAAAACCTATTCCATGTGCCCCGCATTCATGGATACGCCAATGTCGACCAATGAAAAACCGAAAGTAAAATTTTCAGATACGGTTACGCATATATTAGTACCTGGCACG AATCAATCTCATAGACAGAAACGTTCAACCGTTACACAATTACACGTAACAGATCCGAAACGTGAATTAGCAGAAAGTTTACCATTGTGCCTTGGAAATgaagattatttaaaagattttcaacCCTTGTCTA AAGATGCagataatgaaatttcaaaggaATCTTCGAAATCTGAGGAAGGttctaaaataaaagttgTTCATTTCGGTTTGTTATAG
- the LOC122626914 gene encoding WD repeat-containing and planar cell polarity effector protein fritz isoform X3, whose amino-acid sequence MNEVYPWSPVVKEHDRANIHLYRLTGTKLDLICYVRTEFDPLCIKFDIHHENVIHSVEQKVSRKGEVTIEWRTYEVSQQDKLQRIAIISIPLPTHTSCVKFSPNQELLLLCCIDGSVMLYDETKATIINIKAAFIPTLASWHNDGMIFSIGNDRGQFQHFDIALHCIRNQMLNDETSPANILDLSSYFRSQPALVRMEWNKRNQLNSHISYYSYGDSLFLLLFERGPIGVIRVVEGDNLSGDILVRRYLMLSQIEQATSLLLRLNWDTHPRICMHSLNQILNYLFKLPLTSEHESFIQNALGSFHVPIRPISQAIEDEYGDEVRDLTRRFFHHLLRYRMFEKAFRLAIDLNDHDLFMDIHFYALVVNDMEMANAAKEKAEQILSRSNSCNSSHSTCSRESCSLCSELTSDKGEESYSDESENSTKEDETTIKYPKRYNYKKNSNNHIPPLPILYPSYYDDKTLLPASLNNDPTSNKTDYNIISTSFNTPSNTLANTNFNDSSHIPVSNTFFASTSFSTPTYVTRANLTSISTVNSINRVQPYNKFSEDLMTTSFGNISLGKQKSSSLDRKHRDDILQLMINKSGTSDKQYNTNDRSVEDNVQTIPEENNFISTSFNNSTYEFVLDNVPSSSLIPSLSNIDNNIMSTSFSTMTCNTSVSHHSDNNSGSNIQCENTPFCYSSSIRNNDSSSNVVSQIDTSNTVIQSNKLTTTLHKAKNNALFATSKYSENPTTYDNNIKAFRAEDNLYMDHHQKICKKQSSNDIPPPPSITSSFTNYLQNLQRKNFSLSQSTLGLTSIDESSQKISSAKVMNIAPCILQRQNSASNILQDPCLHSNSKTCRINSDLAYIPYHGSCDSINVTMQHTNSNKIGSTNASSYSHSAYNLQSRLLEGRHIKVGSQIAINSNTGKEIKTSSNIPPLPIVNTSNSSNSKTYSMCPAFMDTPMSTNEKPKVKFSDTVTHILVPGTNQSHRQKRSTVTQLHVTDPKRELAESLPLCLGNEDYLKDFQPLSKDADNEISKESSKSEEGSKIKVVHFGLL is encoded by the exons ATGAACGAAGTGTATCCATGGAGTCCTGTAGTCAAGGAACACGATCGTGCAAATATACACCTTTATCGCCTTACCGG aacaaAATTGGACTTAATATGTTACGTACGCACTGAGTTTGATcctttatgtataaaatttgatatacatCATGAAAATGTCATTCATTCTGTAGAACAAAAAGTATCAAGAAAG GGTGAAGTTACGATTGAATGGCGTACGTATGAAGTATCGCAACAAGACAAATTGCAAAGAATTGCTATTATCTCTATACCATTACCGACTCATACGAGTTGCGTAAAATTTTCGCCTAatcaagaattattattattatgctgCATAGATGGTTCCGTAATGTTGTACGATGAAACGAAAGCtacgattattaatataaaagctGCCTTT aTACCAACGCTAGCATCCTGGCATAACGATGgaatgatattttctattggAAACGATAGAGGCCAATTTCAACATTTTGACATTGCCTTGCATTGTATCAGAAATCAAATGTTAAATGACGAAACATCACCAGCAAATATTCTTGATTTGTCATCTTATTTCAG GAGCCAACCGGCATTAGTACGTATGGaatggaataaaagaaatcaattaaattctCATATTAGTTATTACAGTTACGGAGACTCgttgtttttattacttttcgaGCG GGGTCCGATAGGAGTCATTAGAGTAGTCGAAGGAGATAATCTTTCAGGAGATATATTAGTAAGAAGATATTTAATGCTTTCTCAAATCGAACAAGCCACGTCTTTATTGTTACGTTTAAATTGGGACACTCATCCACGTATTTGTATGCATTCTCTCAACCAaatcttaaattatttattcaagtTACCATTAACGTCCGAACACGAAA GTTTCATACAAAATGCATTGGGTAGTTTTCATGTACCAATTAGGCCAATAAGTCAAGCAATCGAAGACGAATATGGAGACGAAGTGAGAGACTTGACAAGAcgattttttcatcatttactAAG aTATCGCATGTTTGAGAAAGCTTTCAGACTTGCCATAGATCTGAACGATCACGATCTTTTTATGGACATTCACTTTTATGCTTTGGTTGTAAACGATATGGAAATGGCAAACGCGGCAAAGGAAAAGGCCGAACAAATTTTAAGCAGATCGAATAGTTGCAATTCCTCGC ATTCTACGTGTTCCCGAGAATCTTGTTCTTTATGTTCTGAATTAACGAGCGATAAAGGAGAAGAATCTTATAGCGACGAAAGTGAAAACTCaacgaaagaagatgaaacgaCCATAAAGTATCCCAAAAGatacaattacaaaaaaaattccaacAACCACATTCCACCCTTACCAATTCTCTACCCTTCTTATTACGACGACAAAACTCTTTTACCTGCATCACTGAACAATGATCCTACTAGTAATAAAACTGACTACAATATTATTTCCACATCTTTCAATACACCCAGTAATACTTTGGCAAATACTAATTTTAACGATTCCTCTCATATCCCCGTATCTAATACTTTCTTTGCATCGACATCTTTTAGTACACCGACATACGTGACCCGTGCTAATTTAACATCGATATCAACGGTAAACTCGATTAACAGAGTACAACCTTACAATAAATTTTCCGAAGATTTAATGACCACATCTTTTGGAAATATATCTCTTGGCAAACAAAAATCATCCTCTCTTGATCGTAAACATCGTGacgatatattacaattaatgattaataagtCGGGAACGAGTGATAAGCAATATAATACCAATGATCGTTCCGTCGAAGATAATGTCCAAACTATAcccgaagaaaataattttatatcaacttCATTCAATAATTCGACTTACGAATTTGTCTTGGACAATgttccttcttcctcgttaATTCCATCTTTGAGTAATATCGACAATAATATTATGTCGACATCTTTCAGTACAATGACCTGTAATACTTCGGTTTCACATCATTCTGATAATAATTCAGGATCAAATATACAATGCGAAAATACACCCTTCTGTTATTCCTCGAGTATTAGGAACAATGATTCATCGAGTAACGTAGTGTCTCAAATAGATACATCTAATACGGTTATacaatcgaataaattaacaaCCACGCTTCACAAAGCTAAGAACAACGCGTTATTTGCTACGAGTAAATATTCTGAAAATCCTACGACATACGACAACAATATAAAAGCTTTTCGCGCTGAGGATAATCTTTACATGGATCATCatcaaaaaatttgtaaaaaacaaTCCAGTAATGACATTCCACCACCACCTTCTATAACATCTTCTTTTACGAATTATCTTCAAAATttacagagaaaaaatttctccctttctcaaAGTACTCTCGGATTAACGAGTATTGACGAATCGAGTCAAAAGATCTCATCTGCTAAGGTAATGAATATAGCACCGTGTATTTTGCAAAGACAAAATTCTGCATCTAACATTTTACAAGATCCATGTCTTCATAGTAATTCCAAAACTTGTAGAATTAATTCTGATCTCGCTTATATACCGTATCACGGAAGTTGCGACAGTATCAATGTCACTATGCAACATACAAATAGCAACAAAATCGGCTCAACGAATGCTTCGAGTTATTCGCATTCTGCGTATAATCTGCAAAGTAGATTACTCGAAGGTAGACATATAAAAGTAGGGTCACAGATTGCTATAAATAGTAATACTGGTAAAGAGATCAAAACGTCGTCTAACATACCTCCATTACCTATTGTAAATACATCCAATTCCTCCAATTCAAAAACCTATTCCATGTGCCCCGCATTCATGGATACGCCAATGTCGACCAATGAAAAACCGAAAGTAAAATTTTCAGATACGGTTACGCATATATTAGTACCTGGCACG AATCAATCTCATAGACAGAAACGTTCAACCGTTACACAATTACACGTAACAGATCCGAAACGTGAATTAGCAGAAAGTTTACCATTGTGCCTTGGAAATgaagattatttaaaagattttcaacCCTTGTCTA AAGATGCagataatgaaatttcaaaggaATCTTCGAAATCTGAGGAAGGttctaaaataaaagttgTTCATTTCGGTTTGTTATAG